One Intestinimonas butyriciproducens genomic window, CGTCGAAAAACACTCATTTCAGGCCGCAAGTGTGCGAGCGCCAGCGAGTGCGCGCAGCGGTCTGCATCTCCTCGAAAAAATGCTTGCATTTTTGAGAAGCATTTCAGCTTTTTATCCGATCCCGCCGTAGAGGATGCCGCAGACCAGCACCACGGCGGTGAGGATCACATAGACGTATTTGGACAAAAAGTCGAAGCCCCGCCCCAGCGGACGCTTCCGCCCCAGGGCCAGCTCGGCCTTGACCGCCGGGAGGCCCAGCACCCAATAGAGAATCACCGCCGCCAGCACGGCCCCGAAGGGGGCGATATAGATGGTGACGGCGTCCATCCAGGCCCCCATGGAGGGGAGGGCCTCCAGAAAGACGCCCACGGCGAAGGTGACGCTCCCCACGATGAGGACCGAGAGGGTGCGGGAGAGCCGGGCGCCCCGGCCCAGGGATTCGCTGACCGCCTCCAGCATGTTGATGAGGGAGGTGATGCCGGCGAAGAGGACCGAGACAAAGAACAAAACGGAGAAAAAGCGCCCGCCGGGCATCTGCTGGAAGACGCGGGGCAGGGTGATGAACATGAGGGGAGGGCCGCTCTCCGGGGCGATGCCGAAGGCAAAGACGGCCGGGAGAATGGCGAAGCCGGCCAGGAGGGCGGCGGCGGTGTCCAGCATGGCGGTCATGACGGACTGGTGGATGATGTCCTCCGACTTCTTCATATAGCTGCCGTAGATGAGCATGCCCGCGCCGTTGATGGACAGGCTGAAAAAGGCCTGCCCCATGGCCATGACCCAGGTGTCGAAGCGCAGCAGATAGGACCAGTCCGGTTCCAGCAGGTAGCGGTAGCCCTCCACTGCGCCGGGCAGGAAGGCCACCCGCACGGCGATGATGAGAAAGAGGACATAGAAGACGGGCATCATGAATTTGCTGATTTTTTCAATGCCGCCGGCCACTCCCAGAATGAGGATGAGCACGGTGGCGGCGATGACCAGAAGGTGCCAGGGCACCGAGCCGAAGGACACCGCCAGGGCGGAAAAATAGCCGTCCGGGTCCCCGGCCAGGACCGCCCCGGTGAGGGAGCCCACGGCGTAGTTGAGGACCCAGCCCACCACCACCGAGTAGCCGATGGCGATGCCCAGCACGCCCAGGAGGGGAAGGACCCCCAGCGCGGCGCCGCCCCGGAGGCCGCGGGTCTTGAGCGCATAGTCAAAGGAGCCCCGGGCCCCGGTGCCGGTGAGCCGCCCGAAGGCAAACTCCCCGGAGAGGCCCACATAGGAGAAGAGCGCCACGAAGAGGAAGTAGGGGATCAGAAACGCACCGCCGCCGTACTGGCCCACCCGGTAGGGGAAGAGCCAGATGTTGCCCATCCCCACGGCGGAGCCCACCGCCGCCAGGATCGCTCCCATGGAGCTTGTAAAGGTGCCTCCGTGCTTGTGCTGCATAGCGACCTCCAGATATCTGATGTAATTTTGTGTTCTGCCCGGTCAGACGCCCGGGCGCCAGAGCTCGGGCAGCGCGTAAACCGTATTCCCCTGCCAGCCCGTGACGGTGTGGGCGGTGAGCATAGAGTTGAGCACCGCCTCCTCCGCGCACTCCGCCGCCGCCCGGAAGGGGAGGTCCAGCAGCTCCTCGTGGAAGGCCGTCGTCATGCGCACGGCGTTTTCCGCGCGGAAATCGAAGGGATTGGCGGTGGAGAAGGCTACAAAGACCTCGCCGCTGCCGTGACCGATGTGGGACCCCAGCCGGGCCAGGCCCACCGAGACCCGGCGGGCCACCCGGGCAAGCTGCCGGGCGTCCAGGGGCAGGTCGGTGGCCAGCACGGCGATGATGGAGCCCTGATCCGCCGCCCGGGTCTCCAGCGTCCGGGCCAGCCCGGCGCCGATGTTGACGCCGGAGACGGTCAGATCTGACAACACACCGTGATTTGACTGCACCAAAATACCAATGGTATAGGTTTTTCCGTCGAACGCCAGGACCCGGGAGGCCGAGCCGATGCCGCCCTTGAGACCGTGGCAGATCATGCCCTTGCCGCCGCCCACGTCGCCCTCGGCAAAGTCCTGGCAGGCGGAGGCCAAGGCGGAAAAGACATGTTCCCGGCCCACCGCCCGCTCCCCGATGTGGTTGAGGGTGGAGTCGTTGCACTCGCACACCAGGGGGTTCACGGACCGGAGCACCACCCCCTCGGCCTCACAGCGGGAGAGCATGTACTCCACCATGGCGTCGTGGACCAGACCCACGTTGAGGGTGTTGGTGAGGGCGATGGGGGTCTCCAGGGTGCCCAGCTCCTGGAGCTGCAGGAGCCCCGCCGTCTTGCCGAAGCCGTTGAAGGGGCAGACGCCGGCGGGGAGCTTATGGGTAAAGGGGTTCTGGGGACCGGGCAGGATCACGGTGACCCCGGTCTTGTGCGTGGGGGTGTCCACCGTGGCGTGGCCCACCAGTACGCCGGGCACGTCGGTGATCTTGTTCCGGGGGCCCCTGGGCAGAGAGCCCACCCGGATGCCGAAGTCCTGTGCGCGCATCTGGAACATGAAAACGCCTCCATCCTGTATCGGTGAGAGCCATTGTACCAGAAAATCCGGGATTTGGCAATGGAGAGGGCGGCGGGCTTGCACTTTGGAAGAAACTATTATATAGTGAAAAGACGAGACGCGCCCGCCCCGCTGGCGGAGGGCACGGAAACCACGGGTGGAAATGAGGAATCAATATGTTCAGAGAAATGCGCCGCAGGAAACAGGCTCTGTCCCTGGAGAGCTGTGTGGAGGTCCTCCGGAAGGGGACCTCCGGGGTGCTGGCGGTGTCCGGTGACGACGGATACCCCTATGCCGTACCCCTGAGCTACGTCTATGACGACGGCAGGCTGTTTTTCCACTGCGCCCCCTCCGGGCACAAGCTGGACGCCATCGCGGGAAATGAAAAGGCGTCCTTCTGCGTGATTGACCAGGACCATGTGGTGCCGGAGGAGTACACCACCTACTACCGGAGCGTTATCGCGTTCGGAAGAGCCAGGGTTCTGGAGGACGAGGGGGAGAAGCGCGCCGCCCTGGAAAAGCTGGCGGAACGGTACTCCCCCCGGCAGGAAGAGGGCCGCAGGGCGGAGATCGACAAGCTCTTTCAGCGGGTGTGCATGGTGGAGCTGGCCGTGGAGCACATGTCCGGCAAGGAGGCCATAGAGCTGGTCACGGAAAAAGAGCGGTAAGGGAAGCCCTGTCGCCCTATAAAAATCCCGCTGCATTCGATGGAATGGGAGATCTTTTGAAAAACCAGCCCGCATACCATTGCAAAATGGTATGCGGGCTTTTTGTCGTATTCAGCCCCGCTCGTCCAGGGGGATGAACTTCTGAAGGGGGGCCACCGCCTTATAGGCGGGACGGATGATCTTGT contains:
- a CDS encoding sodium-dependent transporter — translated: MQHKHGGTFTSSMGAILAAVGSAVGMGNIWLFPYRVGQYGGGAFLIPYFLFVALFSYVGLSGEFAFGRLTGTGARGSFDYALKTRGLRGGAALGVLPLLGVLGIAIGYSVVVGWVLNYAVGSLTGAVLAGDPDGYFSALAVSFGSVPWHLLVIAATVLILILGVAGGIEKISKFMMPVFYVLFLIIAVRVAFLPGAVEGYRYLLEPDWSYLLRFDTWVMAMGQAFFSLSINGAGMLIYGSYMKKSEDIIHQSVMTAMLDTAAALLAGFAILPAVFAFGIAPESGPPLMFITLPRVFQQMPGGRFFSVLFFVSVLFAGITSLINMLEAVSESLGRGARLSRTLSVLIVGSVTFAVGVFLEALPSMGAWMDAVTIYIAPFGAVLAAVILYWVLGLPAVKAELALGRKRPLGRGFDFLSKYVYVILTAVVLVCGILYGGIG
- a CDS encoding P1 family peptidase; amino-acid sequence: MFQMRAQDFGIRVGSLPRGPRNKITDVPGVLVGHATVDTPTHKTGVTVILPGPQNPFTHKLPAGVCPFNGFGKTAGLLQLQELGTLETPIALTNTLNVGLVHDAMVEYMLSRCEAEGVVLRSVNPLVCECNDSTLNHIGERAVGREHVFSALASACQDFAEGDVGGGKGMICHGLKGGIGSASRVLAFDGKTYTIGILVQSNHGVLSDLTVSGVNIGAGLARTLETRAADQGSIIAVLATDLPLDARQLARVARRVSVGLARLGSHIGHGSGEVFVAFSTANPFDFRAENAVRMTTAFHEELLDLPFRAAAECAEEAVLNSMLTAHTVTGWQGNTVYALPELWRPGV
- a CDS encoding pyridoxamine 5'-phosphate oxidase family protein, with translation MFREMRRRKQALSLESCVEVLRKGTSGVLAVSGDDGYPYAVPLSYVYDDGRLFFHCAPSGHKLDAIAGNEKASFCVIDQDHVVPEEYTTYYRSVIAFGRARVLEDEGEKRAALEKLAERYSPRQEEGRRAEIDKLFQRVCMVELAVEHMSGKEAIELVTEKER